GAGGAACGCGTAGACCGGAACTCCTGATGAATTGCACGATCCTCCAGATTTTTACGCTGCCCTGAGTTGCATAACCTTAATTATGGAACTGGCAAACTTTAATTGAGCCTTGGAGCATAACTTGCCGGATCGACCGCATCAGGACGGCCATGCAACGCGATCGTACTGACCCGTTTCGGTGTCCGCGCAATGACTTTGCCCGACTTGATCACCACAAGCCGGGTGGCCTTGAGACGGATAGCCTCAATCGTATCTGCAGCCTGTAACAGAACCATGTCCGCCTTGCAGCCGATACCAAGGCCATAACCTTCAAGATTGAGTATCTTGGCTGGCTCCGTTGTTACAGCCGCGAAGCATTGACGCATCGCATCACGGCTCGTCATCTGCGCCACATGCAGTCCCATGCTGGCGACATCAAGCATGTCGGCCTGACCAAGTGAATACCAAGGGTCCATCACACAATCATGTCCGAACGCGACGGTAACACCATGTGCAAGAAGCTCCGGCACACGGGTCATGCCCCTGCGTTTCGGATAGGTGTCGTGGCGGCCCTGAATGCCGATATTGATGAGTGGATTGGCAATCGCCGCAACACCGGCCTCTGCAATCAACGGGAGCAGCTTGCTGACGTAGTAATTGTCCATCGAATGCATTGACGTCAGGTGCGAGCCAGTAGAACGGCCACCCAGACCAAGGCGCTGTGTTTCATAGGCCAGCGTTTCGATATGGCGCGATAGTGGATCATCTGTCTCGTCACAATGCAGATCGATCATCAGGCCGCGCTCCGCAGCGATCTCGCAAAGCGCTTTGACGCTCGCTGCACCGTCCATCATGGTACGCTCAAAATGCGGGATACCGCCAACCACATCAACACCAAGATCAAGCGCACGTTTGAGTAGATCAACCGCGCCGGGATAGCGGTAATAACCATCCTGCGGGAAAGCCACAAGTTGCAGATCAATATAGGGTGCAACCTGCTTTTTGACGTCGAGGAGTGCTTCCACGCCCAGCAGGCGTTCATCGCAGATGTCAACGTGAGTGCGGATAGCAAGCAGCCCTTGCGTCACGGCCAGATCGCAATAGCGTAGCGCTCGCTCAATCACGGTGTCATGGGTCAGAAGCGGCTTCAATTCGCCCCATATCTGGATACCATCGAGCAACCGCCCGCTTTCATTAAGGCGTGGCTGACCGAGCGACAGGGTTGCATCCATATGGAAATGGCTGTCGACAAATGGCGGTGAAACCAGCAGCCCATCCGCATCGATTGTCTCCCCTGCCTCGCCGCCAAGATTGGTCTCGACGGCAACAATACGACCGGACTTGATACCAATGTCGATATGGGTGCGACCGTCAGGTAAGGTGGCATTCGTGACTTTCAGATCGAACATAGGATTCTTTCGACTCTTCCCGGATTGCTTTTGTGTCTAGTTAACAAACAAACTTCAAACTTCTGCAATGGGCAAACCATGCCATAACAAAAGCCATAATCGCGCATTGGAATAGAAATAATATTATCGTATTGAAAAATAAGTGATTATCCCTATATAATTTAGATTCCAACGCACAAGGGATAATTCTTTGGAAATCAACTTCCTGATTCACCCCTATTGATATATTATCCCTGCTACGACAGAAAATCGATAATCTGGGGATAATATGAGTAAATTCAGAGAATTATCTTCAGAACAAGTGCGCCAATTGATTGATACGGAACAGGCCTATGATGTCTATCGGGCCAGTCTGAAGGAATATGAGCAACGTTTTTCCGGCTCGATGTCCTGGAAGAAGAGCACGAACGGCAAGGAATATCTCTACAAGAAGACGAACGGCATCTGGAAATCTCTTGGGGCCCACTCGACCGAGACTGAAGCAATCTTCGGGCAGTTTCATACTGGCCGCGAAGTCTCGAAAACCCGCGTTTCGCGCTTGGCAAAACGGCTGGATGAACTGGCACCTGTCAACCGGGCAATGGCGCTTGGCCGCGTCCCGCTTCTGACAGCACGCATTATCCGCGCACTCGGCAAATCTGGATTGATTGGCACGGCTGTCGACGTGGTCGGCACCAATGCGCTCTTTGCCTATGAGCGTATGGCAGGCGTCCAGATATCAGGCGGACTTTTGTCCACCCAAGATGTCGATCTCTTATTCGACTCGCGTTTCAGTCTGCGATTGATCAGCAAAGACTTTTCGCACAAGGGCCTGATCGGGCTTTTGCAAAAGATCGATCATTCCTTCGCACCCATGGCCCGCAATGCTTATCGCGCCGCCAATCGCGATGGTTTCCTTGTCGATCTGATCAAGCCAACGCCAAAAGACCGCATGTCCACCCGCGAGAAGGCTCGTTTCAGTGCCGATGCAGAAGACCTTCAAGCCATCGAAATCGAGGGGCTGACATGGCTGGTCAACAGTCCGAAAATCTCGACTGTGGTCATCGACGAAAAAGGCTATCCGCTAGACTATACCTGTCCTGATCCGCGCGCCTTTGCCTTGCACAAACTGTGGCTGTCACGCCGGGCAGACCGCGATGCCGCCAAGCGTGTGCGCGATGAGATGCAGGCAAGAATTGTCGCTGGCCTGATCAGGACCAGACTGCCGCATCTGTCCTTTGATGCCAATGATCTGCAGGCACTTCCACTGGCATTGCGGCAGCTTGCAGCTGAGCTTGGTCCTATAGCTGATGATGATGCAGACGAAAGTCTAAGCCTCACACCGAACTGGTAAAAAAAGCCCCTCCCGGATGATCCGGAAGGGGCGCTTTATCTTAGCTATATGCCTGCATGGGTGGGCAGGAGCAGACGAGATTGCGATCACCGGCCACATTGTCGATACGCGACACTGGCGGCCAATATTTCGGGTTCTCTTCGCTCTCACCGGCCGGAAGGCTGGCTTCCCTGCGGCTGTAAGGATGCGACCAGTCATCGGCCAGCACGTCGCCGGATGGGTGCGGTGCATTCACCAGCGGATTGTCTTCCCGTGGCCAGATCCCGCTGGCAACCTTTTCGGCTTCTCCGGCAATGAGGATCATCGCATCGCAGAAGCGGTCGATTTCCCGCTTTGATTCCGATTCCGTCGGTTCGACCATCAGCGTACCGGCAATCGGCCAGGACATGGTTGGTGCATGGAAACCATAATCAATGAGACGCTTGGCAATATCCTCGACGCTGATCCCGGCACTGTCTTTCAGAACACGGGTATCGAGAATGCACTCGTGCGCGACACGGCCATTACTTCCCTTGAACAGCACGGGATAGTGGCCCTTCAACCGCTCGGCGATGTAATTGGCGTTGAGAATAGCCATTTCCGTTGCACGTTTGAGACCCGCACCACCCATCATGCGGATATACATCCATGTGATTGGAAGGATGGATGCACTGCCGAACGGTGCCGCAGAAACCGCATGCTGCGACCCCTTGGCGACATGTCCGGGCAGGAACGGAGCCAGATGCTTCTTCACGCCGATTGGGCCAACACCCGGTCCACCGCCGCCATGCGGAATACAGAACGTCTTGTGCAGGTTCATATGACAAACGTCGGCGCCAATATCACCAGGACGGGCAAGCCCGACCAGCGCATTGAGATTCGCACCGTCAAAGTAAACCTGTCCGCCATGCTGATGAATGACCGTGCAGATATCCTTGACGCCTTCTTCGAACACACCATGCGTCGAGGGATAGGTGATCATCAGCGCTGCAAGATTGGCACTGTGTTGTTCCGCCTTTGCCTTGAGGTCTTCAAGGTCAATATCGCCAGCCTCTTCGCAGGCCACAACAACAACGCGCATACCGGCCATATGGGCACTGGCCGGGTTTGTACCATGTGCCGATTCTGGAATGAGGCAGATGTCACGATGATCATCACCCCGGTCCAGATGGTAACGGCGAATGGCCAGAAGACCGGCATACTCACCCTGACTGCCCGCATTAGGCTGCAATGAGACGGCGTCAAAACCAGTAATCTCGGAAAGCCAGTTTTCCAGATCATCCGTCATGGACTTGTAGCCAAGCGCATGACCAGCCGGAGCAAACGGATGCACATTGGCAACGCTGTTCCAGCTGACCGGCAGCATTTCCGCTGCTGCATTCAGCTTCATCGTGCAGGACCCGAGCGGGATCATGGCGCGATCGAGCGCCAGATCCTTGTCCGCCAGACGGCGAAGGAAGCGCATCATTTCGGTTTCTGAACGCTGCTGATGGAAAACGGCCTGCGTCATGAACCCTTCGGCATGTCTCTCACCCGGCAAGGTAGTCTTTGCCTCAGCGGGCAAGGTCGCGCCGAAGAGTGCAACCAGCGCCGCCAGATCATCTTCTGACGTTGTTTCATCGACTGTAATGCCCAACCGGTCCTGATCGACAATGCGCAGCAGACGCCCATTCTTTTCCGCCTCGGCTGCGATTGATGCGGCCTTGCCGGGAACAGTGACCGTAACAGTATCGAAGAAATGCGATCCGGCGAGGGAAAGACCAGCACTCGTGAGAGCCGCCGCCAATCGCGACGCCTGTGCATGCACGCCGCGCGCGATAGCCTGAAGACCCTGCGGACCATGCCAGATGGCATAAGATACAGCCATATTGGCGAGCAGTGCCTGTGCGGTACAGATATTGGAGGTCGCTTTGTCACGACGGATATGCTGTTCGCGCGTCTGCAAGGCAAGGCGGTAACCTGCCCGGCCCTTGCTGTCCACTGACTGACCAACCAGACGGCCCGGAATAAGCCGTGTTAGTGTTTCGCTGACAGCAAGATAAGCAGCATGCGGACCACCATAACCAATCGGCACACCAAAGCGCTGCATGGAACCGGCGGCAATATCAACACCTGATTTGGCAGGTGGTGGCGTGATTGTCAGGGCCAGCGGATCAGCAACTGCGATAACCAGCGCTCCGGCTGCCTTGGCAGCCTGAATGACCGAGCTATAATCGCCATAAACACCAAATGTATCCGGCCATGGAACGATGATTGCTGCGACACCCGTATCAATTTCGCCCTCGTCGACGGTCATCCCCAGCGGCTCGGCACGGGTTTTGACCACATCGACGGTCTGCGGATGCAAAGCACCTGCGATGACGATACGGTCCCGCTTTTCGCGATGATGGCGATAGGCAATGCCGACCGCTTCGGCAACAGCCGTCGCTTCATCCAGAAGTGAAGCGGATGCGACCGGCAGACCTGTAAGCTCTGTCACCAGCGTCTGAAAATGAAACAAAAGTTCGAGCCGACCCTGACTGATTTCCGACTGGTAAGGCGTATAAGCCGTATACCATGCCGGGTTTTCAAAGAGATTACGCAGGATAACGGCTGGCACATGGGTGCCGTGATAACCCTGACCGATAAAGCTTTTATGGGTCTTGTTTTGACCCATCTTGGCCGCGAGTTCCGCCAGAGCGTCAGCTTCGCTGGCCGCTTCAGGAATATCGAGCGGGCGCTCAAGGCGGATCGACTTCGGCACGGCCTGTGAAATCAGGGTTTCCAGCGATGGAATGCCAAGGGCGGCCAACATGGCGCGCGAGCCTTGTATACTTGGGCCAATATGGCGATCAGCAAACGGGAATACGGTGTCTTTCATCATCATGCCTTCAGCCAATGATTGCTTTA
This sequence is a window from Phyllobacterium sp. T1293. Protein-coding genes within it:
- the gcvP gene encoding aminomethyl-transferring glycine dehydrogenase, whose translation is MKDTVFPFADRHIGPSIQGSRAMLAALGIPSLETLISQAVPKSIRLERPLDIPEAASEADALAELAAKMGQNKTHKSFIGQGYHGTHVPAVILRNLFENPAWYTAYTPYQSEISQGRLELLFHFQTLVTELTGLPVASASLLDEATAVAEAVGIAYRHHREKRDRIVIAGALHPQTVDVVKTRAEPLGMTVDEGEIDTGVAAIIVPWPDTFGVYGDYSSVIQAAKAAGALVIAVADPLALTITPPPAKSGVDIAAGSMQRFGVPIGYGGPHAAYLAVSETLTRLIPGRLVGQSVDSKGRAGYRLALQTREQHIRRDKATSNICTAQALLANMAVSYAIWHGPQGLQAIARGVHAQASRLAAALTSAGLSLAGSHFFDTVTVTVPGKAASIAAEAEKNGRLLRIVDQDRLGITVDETTSEDDLAALVALFGATLPAEAKTTLPGERHAEGFMTQAVFHQQRSETEMMRFLRRLADKDLALDRAMIPLGSCTMKLNAAAEMLPVSWNSVANVHPFAPAGHALGYKSMTDDLENWLSEITGFDAVSLQPNAGSQGEYAGLLAIRRYHLDRGDDHRDICLIPESAHGTNPASAHMAGMRVVVVACEEAGDIDLEDLKAKAEQHSANLAALMITYPSTHGVFEEGVKDICTVIHQHGGQVYFDGANLNALVGLARPGDIGADVCHMNLHKTFCIPHGGGGPGVGPIGVKKHLAPFLPGHVAKGSQHAVSAAPFGSASILPITWMYIRMMGGAGLKRATEMAILNANYIAERLKGHYPVLFKGSNGRVAHECILDTRVLKDSAGISVEDIAKRLIDYGFHAPTMSWPIAGTLMVEPTESESKREIDRFCDAMILIAGEAEKVASGIWPREDNPLVNAPHPSGDVLADDWSHPYSRREASLPAGESEENPKYWPPVSRIDNVAGDRNLVCSCPPMQAYS
- a CDS encoding amidohydrolase family protein; its protein translation is MFDLKVTNATLPDGRTHIDIGIKSGRIVAVETNLGGEAGETIDADGLLVSPPFVDSHFHMDATLSLGQPRLNESGRLLDGIQIWGELKPLLTHDTVIERALRYCDLAVTQGLLAIRTHVDICDERLLGVEALLDVKKQVAPYIDLQLVAFPQDGYYRYPGAVDLLKRALDLGVDVVGGIPHFERTMMDGAASVKALCEIAAERGLMIDLHCDETDDPLSRHIETLAYETQRLGLGGRSTGSHLTSMHSMDNYYVSKLLPLIAEAGVAAIANPLINIGIQGRHDTYPKRRGMTRVPELLAHGVTVAFGHDCVMDPWYSLGQADMLDVASMGLHVAQMTSRDAMRQCFAAVTTEPAKILNLEGYGLGIGCKADMVLLQAADTIEAIRLKATRLVVIKSGKVIARTPKRVSTIALHGRPDAVDPASYAPRLN
- a CDS encoding GSU2403 family nucleotidyltransferase fold protein yields the protein MSKFRELSSEQVRQLIDTEQAYDVYRASLKEYEQRFSGSMSWKKSTNGKEYLYKKTNGIWKSLGAHSTETEAIFGQFHTGREVSKTRVSRLAKRLDELAPVNRAMALGRVPLLTARIIRALGKSGLIGTAVDVVGTNALFAYERMAGVQISGGLLSTQDVDLLFDSRFSLRLISKDFSHKGLIGLLQKIDHSFAPMARNAYRAANRDGFLVDLIKPTPKDRMSTREKARFSADAEDLQAIEIEGLTWLVNSPKISTVVIDEKGYPLDYTCPDPRAFALHKLWLSRRADRDAAKRVRDEMQARIVAGLIRTRLPHLSFDANDLQALPLALRQLAAELGPIADDDADESLSLTPNW